The following are from one region of the bacterium genome:
- a CDS encoding 4a-hydroxytetrahydrobiopterin dehydratase, with translation MTTASEKDILNEVQIEEALTELPGWEYQGKRLVKRFRLKTFQDAMEFVNDIAPVAEEMNHHPDILISFTKVKLQLWTHKFESVTTLDVTLAKRINDVGVTHGLP, from the coding sequence ATGACGACCGCAAGCGAGAAGGATATTCTCAACGAGGTCCAAATCGAGGAGGCACTGACGGAACTGCCCGGATGGGAATACCAGGGGAAGCGACTGGTGAAGCGATTTCGGCTGAAAACGTTCCAGGATGCGATGGAGTTCGTGAACGACATCGCACCGGTAGCCGAGGAGATGAACCACCACCCGGATATTCTGATCAGTTTCACCAAGGTCAAGCTTCAGCTCTGGACGCACAAGTTCGAGAGCGTGACGACCCTCGACGTGACACTCGCCAAGCGGATCAACGACGTGGGGGTGACACACGGTTTGCCCTGA
- a CDS encoding type II secretion system protein GspG — translation MLFRNVTIARGGWRLENRAAGRGFTLIELLVVVAVIAILAAIAVPNLLEAQTRSKVSRAKADMRSLQTALESFAVDNNRYPSAPNGIGFSGHLLDLTKPVAYITSLPEDIFGKPLVYNYLAGGNLTAIQADKFGSYSLASVGPDGKLNTTLIDTTVYDPTNGTVSEGDIVFSHKTKDPATLTRLAAGS, via the coding sequence ATGTTGTTTCGAAACGTCACCATCGCGAGGGGCGGGTGGCGCTTGGAGAATCGAGCGGCAGGGCGGGGTTTCACCCTGATCGAGCTGCTGGTCGTTGTGGCAGTCATTGCAATCCTTGCGGCCATCGCGGTGCCGAACCTGCTCGAGGCGCAGACGCGATCGAAGGTCTCTCGCGCGAAGGCCGATATGAGGAGTCTGCAGACGGCGCTCGAGAGTTTTGCGGTCGACAACAATCGGTATCCTTCCGCGCCGAACGGAATCGGGTTCTCGGGGCACCTGTTGGATCTGACGAAGCCCGTAGCGTATATTACCAGCTTGCCGGAAGACATCTTCGGCAAACCGCTCGTGTACAATTACCTTGCAGGGGGTAATCTGACCGCGATCCAGGCGGACAAATTCGGCAGCTATTCGCTGGCGAGTGTCGGCCCGGACGGGAAGCTGAACACGACGCTGATCGACACGACGGTGTACGATCCGACGAACGGCACTGTCAGCGAGGGCGACATTGTGTTCTCGCACAAAACGAAAGACCCGGCGACGTTGACTCGTCTCGCCGCCGGGTCTTGA
- a CDS encoding TRL-like family protein, with product MMMKARLLLHRTRGLATLAALVFVAVFGTSCAFYTAPVVPPNGLLFTNIKAPLTVHYDKTPVGRDSKKYSARSTKYFRDFLITGLGFAWDEAAVSTIVREGGIEKVAYADYEALCILGIYAEFTVEVYGQ from the coding sequence ATGATGATGAAAGCGCGCCTGCTCCTCCATCGAACGCGGGGGCTTGCGACGTTGGCTGCGCTGGTCTTCGTGGCTGTCTTTGGCACATCGTGCGCCTTTTATACGGCGCCGGTGGTTCCGCCGAACGGCCTGCTGTTCACCAACATCAAAGCCCCTCTCACCGTCCACTACGACAAGACGCCCGTTGGCCGGGATTCGAAGAAGTACTCTGCGCGCAGCACGAAGTACTTCCGGGACTTCCTGATCACTGGGCTCGGGTTTGCGTGGGATGAGGCTGCGGTCTCGACGATCGTCCGCGAGGGCGGGATCGAGAAGGTGGCCTATGCGGATTATGAGGCGCTGTGTATCCTGGGGATTTATGCCGAATTCACCGTGGAGGTGTACGGCCAATGA
- a CDS encoding tetratricopeptide repeat protein produces the protein MPQDKITPLQIDRAWANLDEEKPEAVLEALQEDHYETTAAHTLRAIALEEQGRHEEAVAEFDAILKRQPENAVARLNRGLALHGLGRNADAAKDFSAGPIFPSPGFLKRFLRRFWPLHFENRELLARGFDDVQQDWPHKAKVQAFRESPESFSPAARRRLARDLERHGMNIYHRGAHATACRIYEAAWELDPEDEIIRAGYSWCLLGFGFHEQSRELIEPLVRDGAERYRTERRTTALPHPQIVVQWAWCLHEAGEHREALAVLSTVRPEGPDDFGSHIVAALSWDALGDPLNADRAYVPALQDYFLDTWEQFIQPFIKKTVSWLAEESAPE, from the coding sequence ATGCCACAGGACAAAATCACCCCTCTCCAGATCGATCGCGCATGGGCTAACCTCGACGAAGAGAAGCCCGAAGCCGTCCTTGAAGCGCTCCAGGAGGACCATTACGAGACCACCGCCGCACATACGCTTCGCGCCATCGCCCTGGAAGAACAAGGCCGCCACGAGGAAGCTGTCGCCGAATTCGACGCCATCCTGAAGCGCCAGCCCGAGAACGCCGTCGCTCGACTCAACCGCGGCCTCGCCCTCCATGGACTTGGACGAAACGCCGACGCGGCAAAGGATTTCTCCGCCGGCCCTATCTTCCCATCGCCCGGATTTCTGAAGCGATTTCTGCGACGCTTCTGGCCCCTTCACTTCGAGAATCGCGAGCTCCTCGCCCGCGGATTCGACGACGTCCAGCAAGATTGGCCGCACAAAGCAAAGGTCCAGGCCTTCCGCGAAAGCCCCGAGAGCTTCTCACCCGCGGCACGTCGGCGTCTCGCCCGCGATCTCGAACGGCACGGCATGAACATCTATCACCGCGGCGCCCATGCCACCGCGTGCCGAATCTACGAAGCCGCCTGGGAGCTCGATCCCGAAGACGAGATCATCCGCGCCGGATACTCCTGGTGCCTGCTCGGGTTCGGTTTCCACGAACAATCCCGCGAACTGATCGAACCCCTCGTGCGCGACGGCGCGGAACGCTACCGCACCGAGCGCCGCACCACCGCACTTCCCCACCCCCAGATCGTCGTGCAGTGGGCCTGGTGCCTGCACGAAGCCGGCGAGCACCGCGAAGCCCTCGCCGTTCTGTCCACTGTTCGCCCCGAAGGCCCCGACGACTTCGGCTCACACATCGTCGCCGCCCTCAGTTGGGACGCCCTCGGCGACCCCCTCAACGCCGACCGTGCCTACGTCCCCGCCCTCCAGGACTACTTCCTCGACACCTGGGAGCAGTTTATCCAGCCCTTCATCAAGAAGACCGTCAGTTGGCTCGCTGAGGAATCAGCCCCCGAATAG
- a CDS encoding TRL-like family protein, which yields MIPRDKHTALRAVALRGGLLALCVLMLNGCVFYNTPVRPYWGTGFNHTTFPVDIEFHGTQMGNRIGRSSSVAVLFGFISFGDASVMSAARNGQIVEISHIDAEMTNVLGLYVSYETIVSGFDERGMARKKPTYDHEDEEEDVTEPEATETPPERRLRAIE from the coding sequence ATGATTCCTAGAGACAAACACACCGCGCTTCGAGCGGTCGCCCTGCGGGGAGGCTTGCTCGCCCTGTGTGTCCTGATGCTGAACGGTTGCGTGTTCTACAACACGCCCGTCCGGCCCTACTGGGGCACCGGTTTCAATCATACAACCTTCCCTGTCGATATCGAGTTCCACGGCACGCAGATGGGCAACCGGATCGGTCGCTCGTCGAGCGTGGCGGTTCTGTTCGGGTTCATCAGCTTTGGCGATGCCAGCGTGATGTCCGCCGCCCGGAATGGCCAGATTGTCGAGATCAGCCATATCGACGCGGAAATGACCAATGTGCTGGGTCTGTACGTCAGCTACGAGACGATTGTCTCGGGGTTCGACGAGAGAGGCATGGCCAGGAAGAAACCCACCTACGACCACGAAGACGAAGAAGAGGACGTGACTGAGCCGGAGGCGACCGAAACGCCGCCGGAGAGACGTCTGAGGGCCATCGAGTAG
- a CDS encoding FecR family protein, which translates to MFPDVDALTKDFENRRLADVRKMLRRRAESLTATVILLSGEATAIDPETGRSHSIDERARLATGTKITIDRGRMLLRFDDGSDVWLAEGAELELCAWTKAERLLRLVAGRALALVAEHAERAFRTLTPHGEVIVTGTAFELNIHDSELDVAVLHGGVRLQTAGGECRVTRGRKATAAPGKAPALRTMSRSDDSARWVRDWSACDSNGAVRPALRGVHQTLDQVSRTRKEIGIMYKALIALAVLALAGGAAFFMFKSSDQSASSSAASEGAQRHVQAMAPGDGGGEEKEMAFATLDFPGSGKKLLVNLNDPNGLDEALSELPAEQAAALSRILTLKDGEIQTKPIDQMTDADRAVLNELGGLSVDVSKRIGDGEEPPLNNKQMEQFQREAQNSIDALRDMIKNGVDPEVAKAQVEAALTDSYHRHIGDDADVKVDLNVDPNSDGAQIGIRIEKGQ; encoded by the coding sequence ATGTTTCCTGACGTTGATGCGCTGACCAAGGATTTCGAGAACCGCCGGCTGGCGGACGTGCGCAAGATGCTGCGGCGTCGGGCGGAGTCGTTGACCGCGACGGTGATTCTGCTGTCGGGCGAGGCGACGGCGATCGATCCGGAGACGGGGCGGAGTCACTCGATCGATGAGCGGGCGCGGCTGGCAACCGGGACGAAGATTACGATCGATCGCGGCCGGATGCTGCTGCGGTTCGACGATGGAAGCGATGTCTGGCTGGCGGAGGGCGCGGAGTTGGAGCTGTGCGCCTGGACGAAGGCAGAGCGGCTGCTGCGGTTGGTTGCGGGGCGGGCATTGGCCCTGGTGGCCGAGCATGCCGAGCGAGCCTTCCGGACGCTGACGCCGCATGGCGAGGTGATCGTCACGGGGACGGCGTTTGAACTGAATATTCACGACAGCGAACTCGACGTGGCGGTGTTGCACGGCGGGGTTCGTCTTCAGACTGCCGGTGGCGAGTGCCGCGTGACGCGCGGCCGAAAGGCCACCGCTGCGCCGGGCAAGGCGCCTGCCCTGCGCACGATGAGTCGCTCCGATGACAGCGCCCGTTGGGTGCGGGACTGGAGCGCTTGCGATTCCAACGGTGCCGTGCGGCCTGCGCTGCGCGGCGTGCACCAAACCCTCGACCAGGTATCACGAACCCGAAAGGAAATCGGAATCATGTACAAAGCACTGATTGCACTGGCTGTTCTCGCTCTCGCGGGCGGAGCGGCGTTCTTTATGTTCAAGTCGTCCGATCAGTCGGCGTCGAGTTCCGCCGCCTCGGAGGGCGCACAGCGGCACGTTCAGGCGATGGCGCCGGGCGACGGCGGCGGCGAAGAGAAGGAGATGGCCTTCGCCACGTTGGACTTCCCGGGGTCAGGAAAGAAGCTGCTGGTCAATTTGAACGACCCGAATGGGCTGGATGAGGCTTTGAGCGAATTGCCGGCGGAGCAGGCGGCGGCGTTGAGCCGGATCCTGACGCTCAAGGATGGCGAGATTCAGACGAAGCCCATCGACCAGATGACGGATGCAGACCGCGCCGTACTCAATGAGCTGGGCGGGCTGAGCGTCGATGTTTCGAAGCGCATCGGTGACGGCGAAGAGCCGCCGTTGAACAATAAGCAGATGGAGCAGTTCCAGCGTGAGGCGCAGAATAGCATCGATGCCCTGCGCGACATGATCAAGAACGGCGTCGACCCCGAGGTCGCGAAGGCTCAGGTGGAGGCGGCGCTGACGGATTCCTATCATCGGCACATCGGCGACGACGCGGATGTGAAGGTGGACCTGAATGTCGACCCGAATTCGGATGGCGCACAGATCGGCATCCGAATCGAGAAGGGACAGTAA
- a CDS encoding sigma-70 family RNA polymerase sigma factor gives MSDSPTRHAKEPSSELRAAFHDGDPEAMDALAVAFYRDLLRFCASMLGDAEAAAEATQETLLRILENHRTFRPDRPFRPWLFAICRRVCLEVRRGGRKPAAIVDLAGTEDGLDVLPSDDAGPLEELIRREGEQAALAELGRLEERDREVILLHVFEGLTFREIGEALDRPANTAATQYYRALKKLRESLAEDHRPRRKNGNVS, from the coding sequence GTGAGCGATTCTCCAACACGACACGCCAAGGAACCGAGTTCGGAACTCCGCGCGGCGTTCCACGACGGCGATCCAGAGGCAATGGATGCCCTGGCGGTGGCGTTCTACCGGGATCTGCTGCGGTTCTGTGCGTCGATGCTGGGCGATGCAGAAGCGGCCGCGGAGGCGACGCAGGAGACGTTGCTGCGGATTCTGGAGAATCACCGGACTTTCCGGCCGGATCGGCCGTTTCGGCCCTGGCTGTTTGCGATCTGCCGGCGGGTTTGTCTGGAGGTTCGCCGAGGCGGGCGCAAGCCGGCGGCGATCGTGGATCTGGCCGGGACGGAGGATGGGCTGGATGTTCTGCCGTCGGACGATGCGGGGCCGCTGGAGGAGCTGATTCGGCGCGAGGGCGAGCAGGCGGCCCTGGCGGAGCTGGGTCGGCTGGAGGAGCGCGACCGCGAGGTGATTCTGCTGCACGTGTTCGAAGGTTTGACATTTCGCGAAATCGGCGAGGCGCTGGATCGGCCCGCCAACACCGCCGCCACACAGTACTATCGCGCGCTGAAGAAGCTGCGCGAATCGCTGGCGGAAGACCATCGCCCCCGAAGGAAGAACGGCAATGTTTCCTGA
- a CDS encoding HAD hydrolase family protein, with protein sequence MDDVRLVGKLMPVRLLVLDVDGVLTDSGIYLGESEEMKRFTTQDGMGISLLQRAGIAVAIITARESRAVERRAGELKITHLYQGRHDKLDTIKELAVELGLEPAQIMYMGDDLVDLRPMRWVGVGAAPANACVDVRNQADIVTHAAGGYGAVREVAELILRSQNRWQEVLKPFLELD encoded by the coding sequence ATGGACGACGTTCGATTGGTCGGCAAACTGATGCCCGTGCGACTCCTTGTGCTGGACGTCGACGGCGTACTGACCGACTCCGGGATCTACCTGGGCGAGTCGGAGGAAATGAAACGATTCACAACGCAGGACGGCATGGGAATCTCCCTGCTGCAGCGCGCGGGCATCGCCGTCGCGATCATCACCGCCCGCGAGAGCCGCGCCGTCGAACGCCGCGCGGGGGAACTCAAGATCACCCACCTCTACCAGGGCCGGCACGACAAGCTCGATACCATCAAGGAACTCGCCGTCGAACTCGGGCTGGAGCCCGCGCAGATCATGTACATGGGCGACGACCTCGTCGACCTGCGCCCGATGCGCTGGGTCGGCGTCGGCGCAGCGCCCGCGAACGCCTGCGTGGACGTGCGAAACCAGGCCGACATCGTCACGCACGCGGCCGGAGGCTACGGCGCCGTGCGCGAAGTCGCCGAACTGATCCTGCGCTCACAGAACCGCTGGCAGGAAGTCCTGAAACCGTTCTTGGAGTTAGATTAG